The sequence TTCATCCCTGTTCAGCCCCGATAAAAAGCTGGATGTCCATATGGCTGTCAAGGGTCCCAATTTTTCCTGTACGACTTGTCATACAACCGTGAATCACCATATAGTCGGCCGGTATTACTCTGATCCGGCCCCGGTGGTCCATGAACTGGCGTTGCCAAAAGATTATGGTAACCGTATTTCCTGTGAATCCTGTCACAGCCCTTCGCCCCATAAAGACAGTAAACTCAATGACCATACCGACAAAGTTGCCTGCCAGGCCTGCCATATTCCCCGCTATGCCCGGGGAGGGGTATATACCAAGATGTGGTGGGATTGGTCTACCGCCGGTCAGTTTGATGAAAATGGTAAGATGATTGTCAAACGGGCAGCCAACGGAACCATAGCTTATCATACCAAGAAAGGCGATATGAGCTGGGCCAAAGATGTAAAGCCCGACTATGCCTGGTATAATGGCAAGATGGATTATCTCAGCCTGGCGGATACCTTTGATGATCGTCAGCCGGTATCCCTGAACCGGCTTGAAGGCAGTTATGATGATCCAAAATCCCGGATTTTCCCCTTTAAGATATATCGGGGTAAACAGGTCTATGATCCCGCCGCAAAAACGCTGGTGATTCCCAAGCTTTTCGGCAAGAAGGGCAGCGGGGCTTACTGGGCCGAATATGACTGGGATAAAGCGGTTGTCGCCGGCATGCGGGAAGCCGGGGAACCATACAGCGGCAAAATCGGGTTTGTGGAAACCAAAATGTTCTGGCCCATCACCCATATGGTGGCCCCAAAGGAAGAATCCCTCACGTGTGATGAATGTCACCGCCGTAATGGTCGCCTGGCCGCTTTGGCCGGTTTCTACCTGCCGGGACGGGATAAATCGGATTGGCTGGATACCCTTGGTTGGATTATGATCCTGCTGACTCTGGTCGGAACGATTATCCATGCGGTGATAAGGATATATAGCCGGAATAAGCAGAAAAAGGAGCAGATAAAATGAAGATGAAAATTCAAATGTACGCGCGTTTTGAAAGGCTCTGGCACTGGCTGCAGGCTTTCCTGGTCATCATGCTGTTGATAACCGGCTTTGAAATTCACGGATCGCTGAAACTGCTGGGGTTTGCTAAAGCGCACCAGGTCCATCTTTTCTGCGGCTGGGCTTTACTTATCCTCACTATCTTTGCCATCTTCTGGCATGCGACCACCGGGGAGTGGAAACAATATATTCCCACCTTAAAAAATCTGGATACAATAGCCAGATACTATGTCTGCGATATTTTCAAGGGAGAGCCTCATCCTCATTGCAAAACCAGGGAGCAGAAGCTGAATCCTCTGCAACGGCTTTCCTACCTGGCTTTGAAAATTTTTATCATGCCGCTGCAACTGCTCAGTGGTCTTTGGTATTACTACTATAATCAATGGCCGGCTTTCGGTTTAAGCGGCAACCTTGAGACCGCGGCTGTGGTACATACCGCGGCTGCATTCATGGTTTTAGCTTTCCTTGTTATTCACACCTATTTATCAACCACGGGCGGTACCGTTCTATCCTATACCAAGGCCATGCTGACTGGCTGGGAGGAAGCTGAGGACTGAAAAATACCAAAGGTCTACGGTTGCTGTGAAAATATATTTTTGGCCGGTGGTGATTTTGGCGATTTGCTGAAAGAGCTGCCGGCTTTTTTGTTTTACCTAAGTTAAGCGATTAGCTGTTAACTATCAGCGTTTAGCCCTGAAAAATAAAGGCGTTACGTTAATGAGAAATAACACCCAACGGGTGAAAGTTTGTAAGTAAATATTCGACTTTGTCTATAGATTGACAAATTTTTATTATTTCTCACAGAGACACGGAGTCACAGAGGGCAAATGACTCGGGTTCTCTGTGACTTTGTGCCTCTGTGAGAGTATTTTTATCTTTTCTGAAAACGTAGTCGAATGTTTACGTTTGTAATAGTAAAACATCCTGTAATCATTAAACTAATAGCTAACCGCTAAAGGCTAATCGCTCAGTTTAGGTTTTAGTAATATGTCAACTGTATGAGTTATGAAAACAGCTTGAAAAAATTTGTTTTTAAGGATGTTCCGGCATGGCTCTCGCTCATTCTCGCTGCACATCGTGTGCAGCTCCGAGGTGCCCGCCGCGAATCACCGTCGTGGTGATTCGTTCGGCGGTCAATGCCGCCTGCCTGTCGGCAGACACGGCTGTGAGCCAAGCCCAAATATCCTGATAATGTCTCCTGGCAACACAAGTCAGAAAGTTGAGGTGATATCCTTAATATGGAGAGATTGTCATTGCGGAATAACCCCTCGATGTTATATAGTTCGTGTTCATCCGGAAACATCAGTTTCCGGATGGAAACTAGTTCCACTGAACTCGATATGGGGACAGAATTTAATTCTGTCCCATTGCGAAGCAGGGCGAAACTCAGATGGAGGTTTTGACAGTTATGGACGAACAAGGAATGCAGATAGCGCAGGAATCTATCAATACCATCCGGATGCTGGCAGTTGATGCCATCCAGAAAGCTAATTCCGGTCATCCGGGAATGCCCATGGGAGCGGCGCCCATGGCGTATGTCCTCTGGCAGCAATTTCTCAATCATAATCCGGCAAACCCGAAATGGCCTAATCGTGACCGTTTTATCCTTTCGGCCGGCCATGGCTCCATGTTGCTTTATGCCCTGCTGCATCTGAGTGGCTATGATATTTCCCTGGATGATTTGGAGAATTTCCGCCAATGGGGCAGCAAAACCCCCGGCCATCCGGAATTCGGCCATACCCCCGGAGTGGAAATGACCACCGGCCCCCTGGGGCAGGGATTGGCTTCCGGAGTAGGCATGGCGATGGCCGAGCGACATCTGGCCAGCCGGTTTAACCGGCCGGGATTTCCCCTGGTTGATCATTCTACTTATGTTATTGTTGGTGACGGTGATTTAATGGAGGGGATTTCCCATGAAACCGCGTCTCTGGCCGGAACCCTGAAACTGGGAAAGCTTATTTGTCTCTACGATGACAACCATATCTCCATTGAAGGCAGCACCGAGCTGGCGTTTACCGAGGATCGGGTGACCCGCTTTAATGCCTATGGCTGGCAGACCCTGGTGGTGGAAGACGGTAATGATCTGGAAGCTATTGCCGCCGCCATCCGGAGCGCCCATGATGATGACCGTCGACCATCTCTGATTGCCATCCGCACCCATATAGGCTATGGCAGTCCCCATAAACAGGATACCGCCAGTGCTCACGGTGAACCTCTGGGGATTGATGAAATCAAATTGACCAGGGAAAACCTTGCTTGGCCTTTCGATCGGACATTCTATGTGCCGGAAGAGGTGCGAAAACATTTCCCGCGGGCCTGCCGGCAGGGAGCAGAAAAAGAGCAGGCCTGGCATCAGCTGCTGGATCAGTATGGAAAAGAATATCCGGATCTAGCCGGACAGTGGGAATCGATGGCAAACAGGGATCTTCCGGCAGATTGGGAAAACAATCTTCCCGATTTTCCGGTTGACGTCAAAGGCATGGCCACCCGGGCTGCTTCCGGCAAGGTTATTAACTCCCTGGCTCCCAGCATGCCGGCGCTCTTTGGGGGGTCTGCCGATCTTGCGCCTTCCAATAAGACCACGATCAGTAACTCTGCCGATTTTGCCGCCGGTCAGTATGATGGCCGCAATATTCATTTCGGGGTCAGGGAACATGGAATGGGGGCGATGTTGAACGGTATGTCCCTGCATGGCGGCACCATCCCCTATGGCGGCACTTTTCTGGTTTTTTCCGACTATATGAAACCGGCAATTCGCCTGGCCGCGATGATGGCCCGGCAGGTTATCTATGTTTTCACCCATGACAGTATTGGCTTGGGTGAGGATGGCCCCACCCATCAGCCCATCGAACATCTGGCCGCATTGAGAGCCATTCCCGGGTTAACGGTTATCCGGCCGGCCGATGCCAATGAAACGGCGGCGGCCTGGCAAGTTGCTTTACAGCAGCGAAGCGGTCCTACGGCCCTGATCCTGACCCGGCAGAATGTGCCAACCATGTCACTGGAGCGGAATTTTGTTTATGAGGGTGTTGCCCGGGGTGCCTATATTGTCAGTGGTCCGGCTACCGACCAGACGGAGATTATTCTTCTGGCAACCGGTTCGGAAGTTTCCCTGGCCCTGGAGGCCGGTAAATTACTTGGGCAGCAGGGTATTTCTTCCCGGGTGATCAGTATACCCTCCTGGGAATTGTTTGATCAACAACCGGCGGCCTATCGTGAAAGTATTCTGCCATCATCAATTCCAATCCGAGTTAGCATTGAAGCCGGCGCAACCCAGGGTTGGCATCGTTATGTGGGGGATAAAGGGATCGCCATTGGTATCGATCATTTCGGCGCTTCAGCACCTTACCAGGTACTTTATAAAGAATTTGGCCTGACTGCCGACCAGATTGTTAAGAAAGTACTGGCGGCACGCTTCCAAGTAACTTAACGCTAAGTTATTGAATTTATTAGACCCAGCTTTTTGCATGATTTGACCAATTTTACCGGTAAATTTAGGTTTCTTTGTAACTGTTCAGTCAATTTGTTTAATTTTCTCGCAAAGCCGCAAAGACCGCGAAGAGTTCAACTTGCCATATCGTCAGTCATTTTTCTTTGCGCTCTTTGCGTCTTGAATGAGCAAAGCGAACGGGCGCGAGACAAAAAAATTACGCTGAATGATTACGTTTCTTTATGATAAACTGCTGCCGAAGGCAGTGTGAAACGCTAATTTAATGGTCTCTTCCTGGAGGGTGGACTTATGAGTACCCAGCTTAACCAGCAGTTAACTTTTCTCGGTTCTTATAATGATCGGGTGGTCGCGAGATTGGAAACCTGGGAAAATGCCAGGTTCTCCGAGCGTTTGTGGCAGCATGATGGAACTCTCTGGATTTCTGATCCGAATCTGGCGGCCGCGACGCCGGAACTGGCTGATCGCTTGGGCTGGCTTGATTTACCTGAATCCATGGCGGCTGAAGCCGGAGAACTGGCCGATTTTGCCGCGGAAATCAGGGCCGCCGGTGTGACTGACGTTGTGCTTCTGGGCATGGGGGGCAGCAGCCTGGCGCCAGAAGTTCTGATGACGATTTTTGCTAATGTTCCCGGATTTCCCGTCCTGCGGGTATTGGACAGCACCCATCCGGATGTTATCAGCGTCCTGGACAGTTCCATTGACTTGGCAAAAACCCTTTTTCTGGTATCCAGTAAATCCGGCGGGACCATCGAAACCCTCTCTTTTTATAAATATTTTTTCCATCGGGTAGCCGGAGAGTTGAGAAATCCCGGCGACCATTTTGTTGCCATTACTGATCCTGGTTCCAAGTTAGAGCTGATGGCCCGGGAACAGCAGTTTCGCCGGATTTTCTCTTCACCAGCTGATGTGGGTGGTCGTTATTCGGTGCTGACTTATTTCGGCCTGTTGCCGGCAGCCCTGATCGGAATTGATCTGGCAGAATTTCTCAAGCAGGCGGCACAAATGGAGGCGGCCACCGGTCCCGGGGTGCCGGCAGCTGAAAACCCGGCGCTAGTTCTGGGGGCGGTTCTGGGTGAGCTGGCCCTGGCTGGTCGCAACAAAGTGGTGTTTCTTTCAACGCCAAAACTGGAACATTTCGGGGTCTGGATTGAACAGCTGGTGGCGGAAAGTACCGGCAAGCTCGGCCGGGGTATTCTGCCGGTGGTCGGTGAACCGCTGTTGACGCCGGCTGCTTATGGCCAGGATTGCTGTTTTGTTTCCCTGCAATTGGCCGGCGATCTGCCGTTATCCCTGGAGTCAGGGATTGAAAAATTGAAGGCTGCAGGGTTCCCGGTAGTTGTCATAAATATAGAACGGATTATGGATCTCGCCCAGGAGTTTTATCGCTGGGAAGTGGCCACGGCGGCCGCCGGTGCCGTACTGGAAATCAATCCGTTCAATCAGCCCAATGTTGAAGCGGCAAAGATAAAAGCCCGGGAACTGATGGAGACCAGCAAAAGGACGGGGGAATTGCCGGTTTCCACGCCGCTGATCCAGGATGGCCAACTGACGTTATCCGGGCAGCCGTTGCCGCAACCGTCCCGATCAAGCAGTGAATATCTGCAGCAATTTTTACAGTTGGTTAAACCCGGTGATTACCTGGTGCTCATGGCATACCTGCCCATGAGGAAGAAAAATGATGTACTGTTGCAACGGTTGCGGCTGCTACTCAGGCAGCGCTGTCGGGTGGTAACGACCCTTGGCTATGGCCCCAGATTTCTCCATTCGACCGGACAGCTCCATAAAGGGGACGATAACCAGGGCGTTTTTCTCCAGCTTACGGCTGATCCTGATCAGGATATTCCTATTCCTGGTGAACCTTACAGCTTTGGAACCCTCATCGCCGCCCAGGCCCAGGGAGATTTTCAGGCGTTGGTGGAAAATGGTCGTCGCCTGTTGCGGATACACCTTAGCGGTTCTCTGGAAGGCGGGCTGAACCGTCTGATTTCACTGGTGGAAGCCGGCTGATGGCTGATTTTATCCTGGCTGGTGACATCGGTGGGACTAAAACCCGTCTGGGGATATTTGCCAGAGGTAAAACCAACAGACCTCTGCTGCGCTACAAAGCAACCTATAGCAGCAGTAAATTCGAGGGGCTGGAAGAGATTATTGCTGATTTCCTCGGCCGGCACCGGATTTCCATTGGGGCTGTTTGTCTTGGTGTTGCCGGGGCGGTGGTCAAAGGGAGGGTCAAGGCCACTAACCTGCCATGGAAGGTATCCGAAGATAGTTTTTCCCGAATATTCAGTTGGCCGCGGATCAGGTTGGTGAACGATCTGGTGGCGACCGCCTACGCGGTGCCGTTATTGCGTAAAAATGAGCTGTTTCCTTTGCAGCGCGGTTCGGGTTGGCCTGGTCTTAATATTGGTCTTATGGCTCCCGGGACCGGTCTGGGGACCGCACTTTTAATTGCTTGTGACGGCAACTATGTGCCGGTGTCATCCGAAGGTGGTCATGTGGGGTTTGCCCCGCAGGAAGATGATGACCTTGAGTTGTGGCAGGCCCTGGCGGAGCAGTACGGCCATGTGAGTCTGGAACGATTAATTTCCGGACCCGGTCTGTATAATATCTATTGCTGGTTGCGGGATAGCGGTCGTTATGATGAACCGGCATGGTTGGCGGAACAACTGAATCCGGAGAATGCCCCCCGGCTCATTGCCGAGCAGGGATTGAAAGAAGTTGTCCCCCTTTGCAGTGCCGCTCTGGAAAAGTTTATAGCGATTATGGGAGCCGCGGCGGGTGATTTGGCTCTTGTTGGCATGACCCATGGCGGCCTTTTCCTGGGTGGTGGTATCCCGCCAAAAATCCTGGCCAAACTTCGTGAACCACGTTTTATTGAAGCTTTCAACGACAAAGGGCGTTTAAGCGATATTATGCCCCGTTTTCCGGTATCGGTCATTCTCAATGACCAGGCTGCCCTGCTGGGGGCGGCCCATTGCGCTTTTACAAATTTGGTGACCTGATTCCTGTTTTTTAATAGCTACCTAAATTAAGCGATTAGTGTCTTACTCCTGAAAGTCTGTCCAAAAAAACAAGAAATTGTTAAGTGCTTCACGGGTTCTTTGCCGTTAGGCAAAGGTTCCGATGAAGAAACTTATGCAAGGCTCGGGAACACATTCAGGATGTTCGGGCTTGGCTCATAGCCTGTCTGCCGACAGGCAGGCAGTATTGGCCGCCGAACGAATCACACGAGGTGATTCGCGGCGGACGCCCGGGGACATTGCTTTAGCGGTGTCCCCCATAGCCGGCCTGTCTGCGTGCGGCACGCACAGGCAGGCCATGGACGGCCGGCGAGAATGAGCGAGAGCCATGCCGGAACATCCTGATACCTTAATTTGGGATGCGGGCGTAGTTTGCATTAGGTTCGTATAGTTAAATTCCCCGCACAGACAACCTGGTTTCGTCCATTCTCCTTAGCCTGCAGGAGGGCTTGGTCGGCGGTCTTGATCAGTTGTTCAGGTCCGGTTGTCCCCTTCTTTCCTGACATCTCCGGCAACAAGGCGGCCACCCCGATGGAGATAGTTATTTTGTTTATTTTTCTGTCGGGCAGTTCGAAATTATGTCCGGCAATATTTTTTCTGATGCGTTCAGCAATTTCCCGGCCGGCACTGCAGGTTGTATGGGGAAGCAGGACCACAAACTCCTCACCGCCATAACGGGCAAAGATATCGCTTCGGCGCAGGTGGGAATTGATGATGCCGGCAATTTTTTGCAGGACCTGGTCTCCGGTTTGATGCCCGAGTTGATCATTGATATTTTTAAAGTGATCAAGATCAAAAAACAAACAGGTTAACGGTTGGCCATAGCGGTGAGTTCTGGAAACCTCATCAGCGATCCGGCGGTCAAAAAATCTACGGTTAAAAATTCCGGTTAAAGGGTCTGTCAAAGCCACTCTTTTCAGTCGCTCATGGTTCAGGGTGTTTTCCAGGCACATGGAAACAACTGAGCCCAGATGGGTGAGGAAGTCGGTATGTCCATCATCCGTATAGCGTGTTGGCAGAAAACTGCCGAGGTTGAGACTGCCGATCATTACTTCCCGTCTTTTTAAGGGCAGTAAAGCGACCGACGCCGGCTTCTGGGAATATCCGGGGAACAGGATGTGATGTTGCTGGTCTTGATAAGGTCCCAACAAGGGTCCCATGGGGGTGGGGAACAGCTGTTTGATAATTTCCGGGTCAGGGAGAAAAATAAGCTCTCTGTAGTTACTGCCGGGGGGCTCAACGTTTCTGATCAAAAGTTGCAGTTCATTTTTTTGATCAGTCAGGGCCAGAGATATACAGTCAAGCTTGAAAATAGAACGGTAATCATTAATAAGCAGGGAAAAGAGCTCAGCAAAAGATTCGGCGCCAATCAGGCGAAGTTCAAGTTTATCAAACCGCTGCTTTTTTTCCTCATTTTTATTGGCCTGCTGCAGTAAGTTCTGCATCTGCTGTCGTAACCGTTGATTCTCTTTGAGGATATTGCTGGTCATAGCAGTAGAACCGTTGGCCTTATGTTTTTCGGTTGTAATGAGAGTTGGGGAAGAGATACCTGTTTTGTTGCTGTAGAATGTGGTAAAAGTTCATGCATGAAAGATACCATGACCGTAGGGGTGGCCCCCTGTGGCCACCCTGATAATGGGCAACCCCCTGTGGTTGCCCATTATCAGGGTAGTTGCAAAATCGTTATTATGTTGTGAAAAGTGAATTAAAATTCAGGAAGGATGTTGTGAGCCAGCATGCAGCCTTTAATCCTCTTTATTTTTCAGCATAGTGATAATATCCTCTTCCTTGGGGAAAATTCCGGTAGCCTTTTTCGAATAAATCAGCTGGTCATCGACGGTAACTTCAAAACCCCCGCCACCGGATTTGAGTAACTGCACAGTGCTTCCTGTGAAACCCTAAATTTTTTCCGCCAGCCTGGCGGCTCGTGCCCGATAGTTTCACTCTCCACAGTATTCGATTGTAATGTGCATGGCTTCCTCCAGAGATTTAAGACAGCCTTCACCATTAATGGACGGTATCTTCC is a genomic window of Pseudomonadota bacterium containing:
- a CDS encoding tetrathionate reductase family octaheme c-type cytochrome, whose amino-acid sequence is MSNWCRCTSCHAGYGWKDENFDFTSEVNVDCLVCHDSTGTYKKFPTDCGHPAYEEKKFGKKIFKPVKLAEVAQNVGLPSRKNCGVCHFYGGGTDGVKHGDLDSSLFSPDKKLDVHMAVKGPNFSCTTCHTTVNHHIVGRYYSDPAPVVHELALPKDYGNRISCESCHSPSPHKDSKLNDHTDKVACQACHIPRYARGGVYTKMWWDWSTAGQFDENGKMIVKRAANGTIAYHTKKGDMSWAKDVKPDYAWYNGKMDYLSLADTFDDRQPVSLNRLEGSYDDPKSRIFPFKIYRGKQVYDPAAKTLVIPKLFGKKGSGAYWAEYDWDKAVVAGMREAGEPYSGKIGFVETKMFWPITHMVAPKEESLTCDECHRRNGRLAALAGFYLPGRDKSDWLDTLGWIMILLTLVGTIIHAVIRIYSRNKQKKEQIK
- a CDS encoding cytochrome b/b6 domain-containing protein; protein product: MKMKIQMYARFERLWHWLQAFLVIMLLITGFEIHGSLKLLGFAKAHQVHLFCGWALLILTIFAIFWHATTGEWKQYIPTLKNLDTIARYYVCDIFKGEPHPHCKTREQKLNPLQRLSYLALKIFIMPLQLLSGLWYYYYNQWPAFGLSGNLETAAVVHTAAAFMVLAFLVIHTYLSTTGGTVLSYTKAMLTGWEEAED
- the tkt gene encoding transketolase, whose amino-acid sequence is MEVLTVMDEQGMQIAQESINTIRMLAVDAIQKANSGHPGMPMGAAPMAYVLWQQFLNHNPANPKWPNRDRFILSAGHGSMLLYALLHLSGYDISLDDLENFRQWGSKTPGHPEFGHTPGVEMTTGPLGQGLASGVGMAMAERHLASRFNRPGFPLVDHSTYVIVGDGDLMEGISHETASLAGTLKLGKLICLYDDNHISIEGSTELAFTEDRVTRFNAYGWQTLVVEDGNDLEAIAAAIRSAHDDDRRPSLIAIRTHIGYGSPHKQDTASAHGEPLGIDEIKLTRENLAWPFDRTFYVPEEVRKHFPRACRQGAEKEQAWHQLLDQYGKEYPDLAGQWESMANRDLPADWENNLPDFPVDVKGMATRAASGKVINSLAPSMPALFGGSADLAPSNKTTISNSADFAAGQYDGRNIHFGVREHGMGAMLNGMSLHGGTIPYGGTFLVFSDYMKPAIRLAAMMARQVIYVFTHDSIGLGEDGPTHQPIEHLAALRAIPGLTVIRPADANETAAAWQVALQQRSGPTALILTRQNVPTMSLERNFVYEGVARGAYIVSGPATDQTEIILLATGSEVSLALEAGKLLGQQGISSRVISIPSWELFDQQPAAYRESILPSSIPIRVSIEAGATQGWHRYVGDKGIAIGIDHFGASAPYQVLYKEFGLTADQIVKKVLAARFQVT
- a CDS encoding glucose-6-phosphate isomerase, with protein sequence MSTQLNQQLTFLGSYNDRVVARLETWENARFSERLWQHDGTLWISDPNLAAATPELADRLGWLDLPESMAAEAGELADFAAEIRAAGVTDVVLLGMGGSSLAPEVLMTIFANVPGFPVLRVLDSTHPDVISVLDSSIDLAKTLFLVSSKSGGTIETLSFYKYFFHRVAGELRNPGDHFVAITDPGSKLELMAREQQFRRIFSSPADVGGRYSVLTYFGLLPAALIGIDLAEFLKQAAQMEAATGPGVPAAENPALVLGAVLGELALAGRNKVVFLSTPKLEHFGVWIEQLVAESTGKLGRGILPVVGEPLLTPAAYGQDCCFVSLQLAGDLPLSLESGIEKLKAAGFPVVVINIERIMDLAQEFYRWEVATAAAGAVLEINPFNQPNVEAAKIKARELMETSKRTGELPVSTPLIQDGQLTLSGQPLPQPSRSSSEYLQQFLQLVKPGDYLVLMAYLPMRKKNDVLLQRLRLLLRQRCRVVTTLGYGPRFLHSTGQLHKGDDNQGVFLQLTADPDQDIPIPGEPYSFGTLIAAQAQGDFQALVENGRRLLRIHLSGSLEGGLNRLISLVEAG
- the glk gene encoding glucokinase — translated: MADFILAGDIGGTKTRLGIFARGKTNRPLLRYKATYSSSKFEGLEEIIADFLGRHRISIGAVCLGVAGAVVKGRVKATNLPWKVSEDSFSRIFSWPRIRLVNDLVATAYAVPLLRKNELFPLQRGSGWPGLNIGLMAPGTGLGTALLIACDGNYVPVSSEGGHVGFAPQEDDDLELWQALAEQYGHVSLERLISGPGLYNIYCWLRDSGRYDEPAWLAEQLNPENAPRLIAEQGLKEVVPLCSAALEKFIAIMGAAAGDLALVGMTHGGLFLGGGIPPKILAKLREPRFIEAFNDKGRLSDIMPRFPVSVILNDQAALLGAAHCAFTNLVT
- a CDS encoding sensor domain-containing diguanylate cyclase, with amino-acid sequence MTSNILKENQRLRQQMQNLLQQANKNEEKKQRFDKLELRLIGAESFAELFSLLINDYRSIFKLDCISLALTDQKNELQLLIRNVEPPGSNYRELIFLPDPEIIKQLFPTPMGPLLGPYQDQQHHILFPGYSQKPASVALLPLKRREVMIGSLNLGSFLPTRYTDDGHTDFLTHLGSVVSMCLENTLNHERLKRVALTDPLTGIFNRRFFDRRIADEVSRTHRYGQPLTCLFFDLDHFKNINDQLGHQTGDQVLQKIAGIINSHLRRSDIFARYGGEEFVVLLPHTTCSAGREIAERIRKNIAGHNFELPDRKINKITISIGVAALLPEMSGKKGTTGPEQLIKTADQALLQAKENGRNQVVCAGNLTIRT
- a CDS encoding Rdx family protein; translated protein: MQLLKSGGGGFEVTVDDQLIYSKKATGIFPKEEDIITMLKNKED